The segment ATGAGTCCCAGCGTGGTTGATGTGGCTATGCCAAAAGCATCCGCAAGAGCGAGCATATCCTGATCGTCAGTCACAATCTGAATATCCAGCACATGCGCCGTGACCAGGGCCATTATGTCCACGTAGGAAGTCCCCAAACCTTCTGAGCGTGCATGGTTAGCAATGTAGTCGTAGGTTTGCTTGATTACTTTCTGCTCTTTTCGCGAGATTTGGATCTTACACGCCCGATTGTCGCGATATTCCTGAGCGTCTACCCAACTGAATTTGTTCTGCAAACGCCTACTTCTGGCAAATTCCTTTTCCAAGTCGGCAATGACATATAGGCGGTACCGCTTGGTGTCCCCGAATTCTTGGTTGAGGAGAGGATGAATGCTTCTCGCAAGCCGAAAATAAGCATTGCTATCGAGGGGGATATTGGTGTGAGCCATTCATCGAAGCTCCTCAACGATTTCCATCGCGTCTCGCAGCGGAAGTTGCAGTACAGTTTCCACGAAACCCGCTGAGACATTCGTTGAACGGACATATCGTTGAAGTGCGTCGAAGAAAGGACTTTGGAAATCCTCATGGCATACGGATATGTATTGCTTCGCGCTTGGCGGCATCTGAGGGAACAAGAGCCCCGAAACGGTGCTGAATTCTTTGTTGAAGTTCGTCGAAGCAGCGTAAATATCTCTTCCCACGTCGACAGACGCAACATCGTGTTCTCGCGCATACTCCTTGAGGGCGAGATTCACGGTGGTCGGCGAAATCCCATACTCCCGCGCGATATCCTTGATGCGGTTAATCCGCGCTCCTTTCCCGCGGATATTGCTCAAGTCATCGTGCGCCGCGTGGGCGCTTGCTTCCGGGAAAAGAAGTGCCTGCGCGAAAGCATCAGCGAAATCCTCGCCTGCGTCTTCACAGAGTGCGGGTGCATAAACATGCCCCAATTCATGTGCCATCCAAAATTTGAAGTCATGAATGTTGCTGTCCAGGTTCAGATAAACCCAGGTGGTCATGGAGTCCGGAAGGTAGATGTGAAGGGCGTTTTCATGATGGCTTTTGTCGCCCCAGAGAACGGGGACGATGACCGCATGAAGCTGTGCGAACTGGTCAATGAGATCCCGGAATTGAACAGGCTTTGTATCCTGGATATTTATTTCCTGTCGGATCTTTATCGCAACTTGCTGAAGATAGCGATATTCACATTTGGGGTTGCGCAAGGTTGCGGGGCGTGCTAGTTGATCAAAGGGAAGCAAGGCGGCCAAATGGCGCAACAGTACTCCCATGTGCTTTGCCCGCTCCAAATGATCCTGTGTAGTCTTTCGCCCACCTTTGCGCCGAAAGGCCACCACCGGCTCCATCGGATCGTCTGATTCCTTGACCAGTTGCTTGAAACTGAGTTTAAGTAACGTGCCGAGTTTCAGGAGTTTGTCTGGCCTCGGAAAATCCTCCAAGTTTAGCCACTTGGTCACTGCGGCACGAGTGACCCCGATTTCTTTGGCTATCCACGCCTGATTACGACCTTGTTCACGCATTGCGGTCCGTACGGATTCTATGTTGAGTGTCTTTCCCATACCTATATCATACCCG is part of the Candidatus Hydrogenedentota bacterium genome and harbors:
- a CDS encoding DNA-binding protein codes for the protein MAHTNIPLDSNAYFRLARSIHPLLNQEFGDTKRYRLYVIADLEKEFARSRRLQNKFSWVDAQEYRDNRACKIQISRKEQKVIKQTYDYIANHARSEGLGTSYVDIMALVTAHVLDIQIVTDDQDMLALADAFGIATSTTLGLMHLMLDTKHIEMDVVRQICEYWQYERDIPANFRRDYSTLFGEDPPPPF
- a CDS encoding ImmA/IrrE family metallo-endopeptidase, producing the protein MREQGRNQAWIAKEIGVTRAAVTKWLNLEDFPRPDKLLKLGTLLKLSFKQLVKESDDPMEPVVAFRRKGGRKTTQDHLERAKHMGVLLRHLAALLPFDQLARPATLRNPKCEYRYLQQVAIKIRQEINIQDTKPVQFRDLIDQFAQLHAVIVPVLWGDKSHHENALHIYLPDSMTTWVYLNLDSNIHDFKFWMAHELGHVYAPALCEDAGEDFADAFAQALLFPEASAHAAHDDLSNIRGKGARINRIKDIAREYGISPTTVNLALKEYAREHDVASVDVGRDIYAASTNFNKEFSTVSGLLFPQMPPSAKQYISVCHEDFQSPFFDALQRYVRSTNVSAGFVETVLQLPLRDAMEIVEELR